Part of the Ignatzschineria larvae DSM 13226 genome, TGGCAAATCAAGTCGTTCAGTAGAGACGTAATTTTAGTGTCATTTTATCATAGAATCCCTTTGGGCAATGATTTGGGAATCGCCGATTCTCTGATAGACTAATGAATCGTCTAAGATCGATCTAGCCTAATCGTTAGGCGATACTATTGTTATAATCATTTTCCCCACTTTGTCGCAAAAGGTTCTATATTTATGACACAGATTAAAGATAACGCAACACAACTCCCTTGGATTCGTTATGATCGTAATCCTTATGGTGTACCGTTGTTAGATCTTCGTCCTATTACATTTCAACTTGCGAGTGATGTGGGAGAAGTCGCACTTAAACATTTGGACAGTTATAGTTTAGAGGATGGTGCAACCTTTAGCGGATTATTGCCGGGGGAATCGCCGGAGAATCGTGGCAATGATGATGAGAATAATGGTGGTACTGACAAGAGCGATACGAATAAGGGCGATGGGAATATCGGAAGCATCATCGAAACGGTATCTGTAGAGACAATTCGACGAGTTCCTTGTGAACTCTCTTATGAGACGGTTGAAAAACTCTATCCCGGCTCGCTCTTTGTACCACAAACGCCGGAGGATCGTTGGGCGATCTTCTTCGATGGGCGTTATATCTACTTTGTGCGCAGTTGGTCCCGGCAATTAGTGGCAAGGGCAAAGGTGGAACTTGAACCTCATCAGCTCTTAATTACGGAGATTGAAGGTGCGATTTTAGAGGAGTTTGAAACAGAGAATCAGACCATTGCGCTAGTGAATTTCCTGATGTTAAGTCATGTATTAGGCGAGAGTGCGCCGGTCCCTCTGCTCAATGAACTTGAATCTGATCCTAATCGCGCGGCTGTTTGGGCATTTGCTTTTTGTGGCCATAAAGCCAAAGTCGGTGTCTTTGCCGAAGATGCTATTTTCCCGGCGCAAGGGGGCATTATTCGTTCAACAACCGCTTACCATATTGCCATTGCCAATGATGACAAGGAGAGCGTGAAGCTCATTCTCTCTCGAAATTGGGTTGATCCCAATGTGATCGCACAAGATGGCTTTACCCCGATTCATTGGGCGCTCTATACCGATCATTTTGAGATGATGGAACTTTTAGCCGATAAAGGTGTGGATATCAATGCTTATTCCTTGTCACAAACAACGCCCTTGATGGATGCGGTTGAATTGCGTTCAGAGAAAGGGGTCAATGCGTTATTAACACTCGGCGCTCATCCCCAATTAAAGGATCAACTCGGTTTTACGGCACTGCATCGAGCAAGCGCTATGGGTGAACTCAATATTGCTAAAGCACTTCTGTTAGCGGGGAGCGATCCTTATCACGCCAATAAAGCCGGTATTACCGCCATTGATTTAGCCAAAGAGAAAGGCAATAGTGCAATGCTTGGGTTACTTTCAGAGCAGGCTTAATGTTTTACTGTATTTCGATGATTAATGCAGGTATATCATAGATGAAAGGCAGTGCTATACTAGAGAGCATTTTTAGGTATGATTTTAAGAGTATTATATTTAACAACCTGGTTAGAGGATAAAGGATGCGACTAAGTGCTTATGAAGTGATGCCGGCATTAGCAAAACATGGCAGTAAAGTCTCGGCGCTATTAGCGGCTGGCGATGAGCCTTATTTAGTCTTGAGCTTAATGGATCAAGCACGTGCCTTTTGTCGGGAAGCAGGGTTTACCGAACGGGATCTCTTTGAGATTGATGCCAAATTTGATTGGAACCTTTTTACCGAAGCGACACAATCGCTCTCGCTCTTTTCTGAGAAAAAGATCATTGAGTTACGCTTTAATCATCTTCCTGATCGTAAGGCGCAAACGGCATTAGAGTCCTATTTTTCTCATCCTGAACCGGATCTTTTTCTGTTGATTTCTACACCGCAATTAAAATCAGCACAGCAGAAAACTAAATGGGTAACGGCAATCGATAAGGCCGGAATCGTGGCTTTTCTCTATCCGCCAAGAGTGCATGAATATCCTGGTTGGATCTTTAATGAAGCGAAACGCCGAAATTTGCATCTTGAGCGGGAAGCCGTTGAGCTATTAGCGCAAAATAATGAGGGAAATCTCTTCTCGGTGATTCAAGAGTTAGATTATCTTGCGCTCTATTACGGGGATCAATCAATTTCAGAAGTACATCTCAAGGATGCATTAACGCAGAGTTCGAAATTTATTGCTTTTGATTTAAGTGATGCCATTTTAGAGGGCGATATTGCGCGTATTCATCGAATTATTAGCGCCTTCGAGGAGGAGAATGAGTCGGCTGTATTAGTCAATTCATTACTACAAAAAGAGGTGGCGACGCTTCGGGAGATGCTACTTAATCTGCAAGCAGGACAGAGTATGCAACAAGTGCTCTCAAAAGTTTGGCGTAATAAACAACCGCTCTATCAACGTGCTTTATCACGAATTAGTTTACCGTTGATTAAAAATGTGATGAAGATGATGGTACAGATCGATCAAGCGACTAAAGGACAACTGAAAGAGAATCCTTGGAATGCACTTCGGCGTGTGGCTTTTGCACTGTCAGGGGAACGTCTACTCTCACTAAGCGCTGTTGCCGTTGTTCGCTAGTGATGGTGTCATCGTCCCGTCTAAAATTCTCTAGTCACAGAATATTATAGTAAATCTGATTTAAGATAAATGGTGTAATCACGAGCATTGCTATTATAGAAAACCCTATCTTCCACTATTTATATTGGGTAAATAGATGGATCAGATAGGGTTTTGGTACATCAGAGATTAACCCTATTGAGATATTTATTGAGAATATTTATCGGGATATTACTTGGCAACATTGCCGGCAATATTGAGCACATCCCAAGTGCGGGCAAAAGGTGGCGCGTAGATAAAGTCCATAAAGCCAAGCTCATCTACAGTTAAACCACTATAAATGGCAACCGCTAAGGCATCTACACGATGTACCGCACCGCCTAGATAAGCACCACACATCTGTCCCCCTAAAATAACGCGTGTTTTGGCATCATAGATCAGTTTTACCCAGATATCCGTTTGGGGTTGCACATAATCAGTATGATTTTTATCTTGGATAAAGACAGTTTTGTAATCGAGTCCAAGGGCTTTTGCTTCCTCTTCACCAATACCTGTACGACCTGCTTCTAGATTAAATGCCCGAATACCACTTGATCCTAAAGTGCCTATAAAGGGGCGAGGTCTACCCGCCATGGTATCACCGACTAAACGACCAAGTTTATTAGCCGTTGTGGCAAGTGGAAGATAACGATCGCCGGCAATACGATGTTGTACGGTGGCACAATCACCGGCAGCATAGATATCGGTTTGATTGGTTTGGCATAGATCATCAATGATAATGGCCCCTTGCGGCGTCATGTCGATCACACCTTGGAGAAACTCGGTATTGGGTTTAAACCCTGTGGCTAACACAACTAAATCCGCAGCATAACGACCTTGATTCGTGATAACGTGGCTGACTTTGCCGGTAGCCTCTTTTTCAATTTCGATGACCCGTTCTTCCGTACGAAGATTCACCCCTTTTTGTCGAAGTTCCGCTTCTAGGAGCGGTGTAATTTCGGCATCAAATGTTTTTTCGAGAATACGAGGTGCAAACTCAATAAGCGTGACATTTTTGCCGCGCTCTTGAAATGCTTCTGCCGCTTCAACACCGATAAATCCACCCCCAATAATGACCACATTTTGTGTATGAGGTAAACGTTCAACGAGCGCTTTCGCATCATATCGAGAATGCATTGTATAAACGTGTTCGGCATCTAAACCGGTAATCGGCGGAACACTAGGGGAAGCGCCTGTTGCGATGAGGAGCTTATCAAAAAGAAATTGAAGAGTCTCATCTGTTTGGAGATTGCGAGCCGTTACGCTTTTTTGTTCAGGGTCAACCTTAATAGCTTGATGAAAGCAACGAATATCAATGCCTGTTTTTAGAAAATCTTCTAAGGGGCGCGCAGTCATCTGCTCAATATTGGTAAATTCTCCAGCAACAAAGTAAGGGATACCACAGGAACCAAAGGAGACTACATCGCTCTTTTCAAGTACAGTGATCTTTGCGGATTTGTCCGATTTTTGAATTCTGACAGCCGCAGACATTCCGGCTGCATTTGCCCCTAAAATTAGATAATTCATTTTATTTCACCTCTAGCCATATTTCGGTAACAATTCGCCCCTTGAAAGGGGCGATTCTGATTGAATATTTTTATTTAAGTTTTAACCTATTTCCTTAGTGTACTCTTTTAGAGTCACGTAGAAGATCAATATTATGCTATTCCATTAATCCATATGATATTAATCCATATGATCATCTGTTAAGTTTTCTAAGGTTGCATTGGGATCATTAAAGACTTCCATATTCATCGTACCCACCTCTCTATCTGTCGCCACAGCTGCAGTTAAGGTGCCTGATACGTTTGTTAATGTCCGCGCCATATCGATGATTGGGTCAATCGCTAATACCATACCAATTAGTGGGAAGTACTCTGCCATATTCATCCCTGATAAGACGATTGTTGCCGCAACGGTAGCTGTACCTGGAATACCTGCAATACCGATAGAGCCGATGACCACAACAATAACCATCATGACATAGAACTGTAGATCTGTCTCAATCCCGACCATGTGGGCGACCATGACGGCAATCAGTGCAGGGAAGAAACCAGCACAACCATTCATCCCCATGGTTGTTCCTAAAGAACCCACAAGGTTAGCGGTACCATCATTAACCCCCATACGAGCTGTTAAGGTTGAAATGGTCATCGGTAAAGTTCCGACTGATGAACGGCTAGTGAAGCCCATTAACCATACGCCTAATGATTTTTTCACAAACATCACCGGAGAGACACCATGGATCGCAACGATAATAATATGAACGATGACCATAACAATCATAGCAATATAGACGGCTAAGACGAAACTAGATGCTTCAATAATCGCCGGAATACCATTTGAAACAATTGTATTCGCAAGCAATGCAATCACTGCATAAGGCATGAATTTAATAATGGTCATTGCCACAGACATCACAATTTTATAGAAACCTTGCATGAAGAGTTTAAAAGCACCGATGGCTTCAGGATTCTTTTTCTCCATACGGTTTGCCGCAATTCCAAGTAGGGCTGAGAAAATCACTAAACCCACGATATTCTCAGTATTCATTGCTGAAACGATATTACTTGGAATGAGGCGGATAAAGGTATCTACAAGATTGGTATATTGTTTTGCAGTTGCGGTGGTTGCGATCTCAATATTGGTTTGATTTTCACCAAGACTAAAGATATTCGCGAGAATAATGCCCACGATACAGGCTATTCCCGTAGTGAATAGTAACCAGAAGATCCCTCTAAAAGCAATTTTCGGTAGATTCTCTTTACCTGCAAAGTCGATGATGACTTTTACAATCGATACAAAGATCAGTGGAATAACGAGCATTCGGATAAAGGCGATAAAGGCGCGTCCAAAGAGTCCGTACCAGACGGAAGTTTCCCTCATCCAAACAGATGGGTTATCTGGGAAACCTGCCACAAGTTGAATCACTAAACCAAGCACAGCCCCTAAAATAAGGCCTACAAGCATACGCATTGAGAAGGTCATCTTTCTATTTTGGAGCTGCTTCATAATGTAGAAACAGATTAGAAGAATAAAGATACAGACCAACGTTTGATAGTGTGTAATGGCAAGGAATTTATCAAAGAAGGTCCCTTCAAATATTGGGCCAGAATCGAACACGTTCATAAGTTTACCCCTAAAGAAGTTGAAGAAGTGAAATTAAAAAAAGTGAAGCTTAAGTGGTGAAATTGAAAAGAGCGTCACGTGAAATAACTAAAATCAGTCAGTTAATCAGTGATCTTGTTGTGACACTATTTCTTATTCACCATAATTTGTAGAACTTGTGTATCTACTTGTTGCATACTGCCGCTTGCTAAAGCGCATAAATTATCAATAGAATCATCGACATCATCACTGACGATTCCCTCTTGGCCTGTTACGCCGGTATTGTCTAATGCCATTAATACCGCCTTAAATGCAGAGCCTACAGAGGTGGAAACTTTCATAGCACAGCTATTTGCAGCGCCATCACAGATCATGCCGGCTAGATCCCCCACCATGCTCGAAACTGCTCGGCTAATCGGTTCATATTCACCTTTGCCTAAGAGATAAGCCATACCTGCTGCCGCACCCATTGCTGCTGTGGTAACGGCGCAAAGCGCAGACAGACGGGGTAATTTATCGTGGATATAGACCGCCATTAAGTGCGAGAGCATTAACGCACGAGCCCGATTTTCAGGTGAAGCATCGATAAAATCAGCAACCACTACCACCGGCATTGTTGCTGTAATGCCTTGATTACCAGAACCTGAATTACTCATAGCTGGTAATGTCGCACCTCCCATTCGGGCATCCGCCGCAGCAGTTGAACGAATCAGTACTTTGGTGAGGAGATCATCGGCAAGGAAACCATTTTCCATCTGCCGTTTTAACGTGGCGCCGATATGAAGGCCATAACTATTCTTGAGCCCCTCTTGAGACAGGGCATCGTTCAGTTTTTCGGCTTGTAGAATAAATTGAATCTCTTCAAAGGGTACATTACTCACAAACTCAAAGAGATCATGAGTATTAATCCCGTCAAAGGAGTAAGCGCTACTCTCTTCTTGTCCGACCTCTTCAATCTCTTCAAAGAGAATCTGATCATCTTTTTGAATGAGAATGACATGGGTATGGGAATCAGCAATGGCGACTTTGACGCTATGATCGCCTGAAACAACAGTTGATTCGGCATAGAGGAGTTTCGGTTTTGGTGAGATACTGACGGATACCTTATTCTCTTCTAATAGCTTTTTCCCGGCAGCGACTAACTCTGGTGTTAAGGTCGAAAGTACTTCAAGCCCCGCTTCATGATCGCCCCCGAGAGCCCCAACCGCAGCTGCAATAGGTAAACCTTGCATTCCTGTGCCGGGAACCGTTACGCCCATCCCATTTTTCATTAAGTTAGGAGAGACTTTAGCATCGATATAATCGATCTCACCCTCGAGATGAGAGGCTGCAATAGCAGAGGCTAAAGCGAGTGAAATGGGTTCCGTGCAGCCTAAAGCAGGTAAGACCTCTTTTTTGACCGCTTTGAGCATTTCGATCCATTTTTGATTGTCTCGCATAGCAATCTCCTCAATAATGCGATGGATTTGTATGAAACCTTTTAGGGTATAGTTTCACATTTTTTATCAGATTCATGGGGTTATGTAAGGTTGCTTAATTCCAAATGAGGAAAGCTACTTCACATAATCATTCTTGTAATAAGATATTGAAAATTTATCACGATTATTATCAATAATAAAAACTCATTATATTATTTGTGATGAGGGTCAATTATTGTCTATTTTCTAGAATATAAATATTTTTTATAATTGTTTTGTTTCAATGGGTTATTGTTGTTTATAGTGAGTTTTAGTTTTGAAAAAATAACGATTTCTATTGCAATATTGGTGATGAATCCTTATTACTGAAAAGTATTTGCTTGGGGAATTATTCCGTTAAAATCTATCCTGATGAAAATAGGGATAGATTGACTCAATAATCTTATAAAAATAAATAAAATCAATCATCTATATTATTGAATGTTTCAAAGTTAAGATATTGTGTATGATCTTATTGTAAGTTTATAGGGACTTATTTTAAATAAATGCTCACTGATAATCCTACCGAGCGGTTATTGGCCGGGAGATCTTCTAAAGATGATCCGATAATTTCATTAATTAACGACTAATTAGAGTTTTATTAGTGTCACATTGAGAATTTATGAGAATTGCATAGTGAGAATAGATCGTAATATTTCAGCAATCATTCTGATTTTGGGACTATGTTTTTAGGGGAAAAGGACATAAAATTACAAGCTGAGTGATCAATGAAATGATCAATGGGATCTATAAGAGAGACGAAGAAGAGAGGATACATGCAGGAGATAATAGAGAAGCATGAGGGACAAGAGAGCATTGATGAGAGCTTAAAAGCATTATTAGAAGCGATCTTGATGGCTTCAGAAGTACCGCTATCCCTGCGGGAAATTTTATCCATTTTAGAGAGTGAAGCATACGGTGAGAGTGATATTATTCGCGCGCTCTTTGAGTTAGAGCACCATTATCGTCAAGCAAAAGGGGGGATTGAATTAGTCGAAGTTGCTTCCGGTTGGCGTTTTCAAGTGCCAGAGCGTTTTGCACCTTGGGTCGGCAAGCTCTTTGAAGCAAGGCAACAACGTTATAGTACCGCCTTTTTTGAAACTATTGCCTTGATTGCTTATCAACAGCCTGTGACCCGCGGTGATATTGAAGCTGTTCGTGGCGTCGCGGTCAATAGTAATATTATTAAAACCTTAGAAGATCGGGAATGGATTAAGGTGGTAGGGCGCAAAGAGACGCCGGGACGGCCGATTCTTTATGGAACGACAGAGCAGTTTTTAGATGACTTTAATCTCAAATCTCTCAAAGAATTACCGCCCTTACCAGAATTAGAAACCCTCTTCAAAGAGCTTGCCGGTGAGGAAGAGGATCTTGTGATTTAATCCTCTATATTTGATCTTCTA contains:
- a CDS encoding ankyrin repeat domain-containing protein — translated: MTQIKDNATQLPWIRYDRNPYGVPLLDLRPITFQLASDVGEVALKHLDSYSLEDGATFSGLLPGESPENRGNDDENNGGTDKSDTNKGDGNIGSIIETVSVETIRRVPCELSYETVEKLYPGSLFVPQTPEDRWAIFFDGRYIYFVRSWSRQLVARAKVELEPHQLLITEIEGAILEEFETENQTIALVNFLMLSHVLGESAPVPLLNELESDPNRAAVWAFAFCGHKAKVGVFAEDAIFPAQGGIIRSTTAYHIAIANDDKESVKLILSRNWVDPNVIAQDGFTPIHWALYTDHFEMMELLADKGVDINAYSLSQTTPLMDAVELRSEKGVNALLTLGAHPQLKDQLGFTALHRASAMGELNIAKALLLAGSDPYHANKAGITAIDLAKEKGNSAMLGLLSEQA
- the holA gene encoding DNA polymerase III subunit delta; translated protein: MRLSAYEVMPALAKHGSKVSALLAAGDEPYLVLSLMDQARAFCREAGFTERDLFEIDAKFDWNLFTEATQSLSLFSEKKIIELRFNHLPDRKAQTALESYFSHPEPDLFLLISTPQLKSAQQKTKWVTAIDKAGIVAFLYPPRVHEYPGWIFNEAKRRNLHLEREAVELLAQNNEGNLFSVIQELDYLALYYGDQSISEVHLKDALTQSSKFIAFDLSDAILEGDIARIHRIISAFEEENESAVLVNSLLQKEVATLREMLLNLQAGQSMQQVLSKVWRNKQPLYQRALSRISLPLIKNVMKMMVQIDQATKGQLKENPWNALRRVAFALSGERLLSLSAVAVVR
- a CDS encoding CoA-disulfide reductase codes for the protein MNYLILGANAAGMSAAVRIQKSDKSAKITVLEKSDVVSFGSCGIPYFVAGEFTNIEQMTARPLEDFLKTGIDIRCFHQAIKVDPEQKSVTARNLQTDETLQFLFDKLLIATGASPSVPPITGLDAEHVYTMHSRYDAKALVERLPHTQNVVIIGGGFIGVEAAEAFQERGKNVTLIEFAPRILEKTFDAEITPLLEAELRQKGVNLRTEERVIEIEKEATGKVSHVITNQGRYAADLVVLATGFKPNTEFLQGVIDMTPQGAIIIDDLCQTNQTDIYAAGDCATVQHRIAGDRYLPLATTANKLGRLVGDTMAGRPRPFIGTLGSSGIRAFNLEAGRTGIGEEEAKALGLDYKTVFIQDKNHTDYVQPQTDIWVKLIYDAKTRVILGGQMCGAYLGGAVHRVDALAVAIYSGLTVDELGFMDFIYAPPFARTWDVLNIAGNVAK
- a CDS encoding cation:dicarboxylate symporter family transporter codes for the protein MNVFDSGPIFEGTFFDKFLAITHYQTLVCIFILLICFYIMKQLQNRKMTFSMRMLVGLILGAVLGLVIQLVAGFPDNPSVWMRETSVWYGLFGRAFIAFIRMLVIPLIFVSIVKVIIDFAGKENLPKIAFRGIFWLLFTTGIACIVGIILANIFSLGENQTNIEIATTATAKQYTNLVDTFIRLIPSNIVSAMNTENIVGLVIFSALLGIAANRMEKKNPEAIGAFKLFMQGFYKIVMSVAMTIIKFMPYAVIALLANTIVSNGIPAIIEASSFVLAVYIAMIVMVIVHIIIVAIHGVSPVMFVKKSLGVWLMGFTSRSSVGTLPMTISTLTARMGVNDGTANLVGSLGTTMGMNGCAGFFPALIAVMVAHMVGIETDLQFYVMMVIVVVIGSIGIAGIPGTATVAATIVLSGMNMAEYFPLIGMVLAIDPIIDMARTLTNVSGTLTAAVATDREVGTMNMEVFNDPNATLENLTDDHMD
- a CDS encoding serine dehydratase subunit alpha family protein codes for the protein MRDNQKWIEMLKAVKKEVLPALGCTEPISLALASAIAASHLEGEIDYIDAKVSPNLMKNGMGVTVPGTGMQGLPIAAAVGALGGDHEAGLEVLSTLTPELVAAGKKLLEENKVSVSISPKPKLLYAESTVVSGDHSVKVAIADSHTHVILIQKDDQILFEEIEEVGQEESSAYSFDGINTHDLFEFVSNVPFEEIQFILQAEKLNDALSQEGLKNSYGLHIGATLKRQMENGFLADDLLTKVLIRSTAAADARMGGATLPAMSNSGSGNQGITATMPVVVVADFIDASPENRARALMLSHLMAVYIHDKLPRLSALCAVTTAAMGAAAGMAYLLGKGEYEPISRAVSSMVGDLAGMICDGAANSCAMKVSTSVGSAFKAVLMALDNTGVTGQEGIVSDDVDDSIDNLCALASGSMQQVDTQVLQIMVNKK
- the scpB gene encoding SMC-Scp complex subunit ScpB, whose translation is MQEIIEKHEGQESIDESLKALLEAILMASEVPLSLREILSILESEAYGESDIIRALFELEHHYRQAKGGIELVEVASGWRFQVPERFAPWVGKLFEARQQRYSTAFFETIALIAYQQPVTRGDIEAVRGVAVNSNIIKTLEDREWIKVVGRKETPGRPILYGTTEQFLDDFNLKSLKELPPLPELETLFKELAGEEEDLVI